From Chryseobacterium sp. IHB B 17019, one genomic window encodes:
- a CDS encoding tautomerase family protein, whose amino-acid sequence MPFIKIDVLREDLNREKKQQLLRKISEVVTTVLNKDPHLTHIVINEIEDDNWGYAGEQVSVLKEQGFSTEKK is encoded by the coding sequence ATGCCATTCATTAAAATAGATGTTTTGCGCGAAGATCTTAACCGCGAAAAAAAACAACAATTACTAAGAAAAATCAGCGAAGTGGTAACAACAGTTTTGAATAAAGACCCACATCTAACCCACATCGTGATCAACGAAATTGAAGATGACAACTGGGGATACGCCGGAGAACAGGTTTCCGTATTAAAAGAGCAGGGATTTTCAACCGAAAAAAAGTAA
- a CDS encoding nuclear transport factor 2 family protein encodes MKILLLIAWLFSFPLSSHAQKTNIMKTDQTQEIEIKNVIENYYFKGIYEGNTELLKKVFYKDALLFGDINGVPYYKTAEQYIEAVGSRVSPENSGKPFVARIISIDVINSIATAKLNEKMYDFNYYNFITFHKINGEWLIVNKTLTDVKP; translated from the coding sequence ATGAAAATCTTATTATTAATCGCATGGCTGTTCAGCTTCCCGTTGAGCAGTCATGCACAAAAAACAAATATTATGAAAACAGATCAGACTCAGGAAATAGAAATAAAAAATGTTATCGAAAATTATTATTTCAAAGGAATTTATGAAGGTAATACCGAACTTCTAAAAAAAGTTTTTTATAAAGACGCGCTACTTTTCGGAGACATCAATGGTGTCCCATATTATAAAACCGCAGAACAGTATATTGAAGCTGTAGGAAGCCGTGTGAGTCCGGAAAATTCAGGGAAACCTTTCGTGGCAAGAATCATCTCAATTGATGTGATTAACTCAATCGCCACAGCAAAATTAAATGAGAAAATGTATGATTTTAATTATTACAATTTTATAACTTTCCATAAAATAAACGGAGAATGGTTGATTGTCAACAAAACATTAACCGATGTAAAACCCTAA
- a CDS encoding NAD(P)H-dependent flavin oxidoreductase, whose amino-acid sequence MWNKNRITELLGIEYPIMQGPFGGGLSTVELTTTVSNLGGLGGFGAYTLSPQEIYDIDKEIKSKTDKPYNLNLWVNDHDIIDEEHTQKQYEKAVETFKPYFDLVDTEVPPPPPSFESRFQNQLQVIFDIKPKVFSFMFGLLDENIIEDLHQQGTVVFGNATTLDEALALEKLGVDAIVASGFESGGHRPSFLDKSELSTTGTFALIQLVKDKVKIPVVAAGGIANGRGIAGAFTLGAEAVQIGTAFLATEESGALPIHKEFLFSDAAKSTTLSRAYTGRLGRGITTEITRNVLAATDKTLPFPLQTNFMGALRKAALEQQKHELVFFWSGQIAPILKHKKAFILMKSLIEEANELLS is encoded by the coding sequence ATGTGGAATAAAAATAGAATTACAGAATTATTAGGAATAGAATACCCTATTATGCAGGGGCCATTTGGTGGAGGATTATCAACCGTTGAGCTTACGACTACGGTGAGTAATCTCGGTGGTTTGGGCGGATTTGGTGCCTATACTTTGTCGCCTCAGGAAATCTATGATATTGATAAAGAAATAAAATCAAAAACAGATAAACCCTACAACCTTAATCTTTGGGTAAACGATCACGATATTATTGATGAAGAGCATACGCAAAAGCAATATGAGAAGGCGGTTGAGACTTTCAAACCTTATTTTGACCTTGTAGATACAGAAGTCCCTCCACCTCCACCCTCTTTTGAATCCAGATTTCAGAATCAGCTGCAGGTTATTTTTGATATTAAACCTAAAGTTTTCAGCTTTATGTTCGGATTGCTGGATGAAAACATTATCGAAGACCTTCATCAGCAGGGAACTGTTGTTTTTGGAAATGCAACTACTTTGGATGAAGCCTTAGCTTTGGAAAAACTTGGTGTGGATGCCATTGTTGCTTCCGGATTTGAAAGTGGCGGTCACAGACCTTCGTTTCTGGATAAATCAGAACTTTCCACCACCGGAACTTTCGCCTTAATTCAATTGGTAAAAGATAAAGTGAAAATCCCTGTTGTCGCAGCCGGAGGAATTGCCAACGGCCGCGGGATAGCCGGAGCATTTACTTTAGGGGCCGAAGCCGTACAAATTGGAACTGCATTTCTTGCAACCGAAGAATCCGGAGCATTGCCGATCCACAAAGAGTTTTTGTTCTCCGATGCAGCAAAATCCACCACCCTTTCGAGAGCTTATACCGGAAGATTAGGACGTGGAATTACCACTGAAATCACCAGAAATGTATTGGCTGCAACAGACAAAACCCTGCCTTTTCCTTTACAAACCAATTTCATGGGAGCATTGAGAAAAGCCGCATTGGAACAGCAAAAACATGAATTGGTTTTCTTCTGGTCCGGACAAATTGCCCCGATTTTAAAGCATAAAAAAGCATTTATTTTAATGAAATCATTAATTGAAGAAGCGAATGAATTGTTGAGTTAG
- a CDS encoding SDR family NAD(P)-dependent oxidoreductase, producing MKKQTVIVTGASSGIGLEVARYFLDRGDNVVINSQTESKLQEVYNKLGAGENLAMIAGDISQKATGEALAKIALEKFGSIDVLVNNAGIYENKPFLEVTEEYLDTFLNTNLKGTFFTTQSVIPQMIKQNDGVIINIGTPLVYHAIMQSPSTAPISSKGAIHALTLQLAAEFGRQNIRVNTVAPGLIRTPMHDETIDNNAGIHLINRIGEPEEVAQMVHAIAKNKFISGAIINVDGGMGAGHSL from the coding sequence ATGAAAAAACAAACAGTAATCGTTACAGGTGCATCATCAGGAATTGGTCTGGAAGTAGCACGATATTTTCTGGACAGAGGTGATAATGTAGTAATTAATTCACAAACCGAATCAAAATTACAGGAAGTTTACAACAAATTGGGAGCAGGCGAAAATCTTGCGATGATTGCAGGAGATATTTCCCAAAAAGCAACAGGAGAAGCATTAGCGAAAATCGCCCTAGAAAAATTCGGGTCGATTGATGTTTTGGTGAATAATGCAGGAATTTACGAAAACAAACCGTTTCTAGAAGTTACGGAAGAATATTTAGACACATTTTTAAATACTAATTTAAAAGGCACATTCTTCACCACACAATCAGTAATTCCTCAGATGATAAAACAAAATGACGGGGTCATTATCAACATCGGAACACCACTGGTTTACCACGCGATTATGCAATCTCCTTCCACCGCCCCGATTTCCAGCAAAGGAGCAATCCATGCGCTGACATTGCAGCTGGCCGCCGAATTTGGAAGACAAAATATTAGAGTAAACACCGTCGCACCCGGATTAATCAGGACTCCGATGCACGATGAAACAATTGACAACAATGCCGGTATACACCTTATTAACCGCATTGGAGAACCGGAGGAGGTCGCTCAAATGGTTCACGCTATTGCTAAAAATAAATTTATTTCCGGAGCCATCATTAATGTAGATGGAGGAATGGGTGCCGGACACAGTTTATAA
- a CDS encoding DNA-formamidopyrimidine glycosylase family protein: protein MPEGPSILLMKESLQKFVGKKVVKADGNAKFEKDPLEGKTLLEIRTFGKQTYLIFDDISVRIHLLMFGSYSVDEQTKPDQSLRLSLQFKMGSMYFYTCSVKLIETKDLEKIDWEADVLSNEWNPKKAEKKLKSNPEMMVCDALMNQDIFSGVGNIIKNEVLFRIGVQPESLLGKMPAKKIKELIAEARNYSFDFLKWKREFTLKKHWLAHTKSTCPICGEKLIKKQTGKGKRRSFYCEKDQKLY, encoded by the coding sequence ATGCCTGAAGGTCCATCCATACTATTAATGAAAGAAAGCCTGCAAAAATTTGTAGGTAAAAAAGTTGTGAAAGCCGATGGAAATGCAAAGTTTGAAAAAGATCCTTTGGAAGGGAAAACGCTATTGGAAATCCGGACTTTCGGAAAACAAACTTATCTGATTTTTGATGACATTTCTGTGAGAATCCATTTGCTGATGTTCGGTTCTTACAGTGTTGATGAGCAGACTAAGCCTGATCAAAGCTTACGTTTATCATTACAATTTAAAATGGGAAGCATGTATTTTTACACATGTTCCGTTAAATTAATTGAAACAAAAGATCTGGAAAAAATCGATTGGGAAGCCGATGTTTTAAGTAACGAATGGAATCCTAAAAAAGCCGAGAAAAAGTTAAAATCCAATCCGGAAATGATGGTTTGTGATGCTTTAATGAATCAGGATATTTTTTCAGGAGTAGGAAATATTATTAAAAATGAAGTTTTATTCAGGATTGGAGTTCAGCCGGAAAGTTTGCTGGGAAAAATGCCTGCGAAAAAGATAAAAGAGCTTATTGCCGAAGCCAGAAATTACAGCTTTGATTTCCTGAAATGGAAGCGCGAATTTACTCTAAAAAAACACTGGCTGGCACACACCAAATCCACCTGCCCTATTTGCGGTGAAAAACTGATTAAAAAGCAAACCGGAAAAGGAAAAAGAAGAAGCTTTTATTGTGAAAAGGATCAGAAGCTATATTAA
- a CDS encoding SPFH domain-containing protein, whose translation MIYLGILVFFGLITLFASFFTVKQESAAVVERLGKFLKVSHAGLHLKIPFLDQISKRLNLRIQQLDVIIDTKTLDNVFIKMKVSVQYQVIRENVKDAYYRLENPENQITSYVFDVVRAEVPKTKLDDVFVRKDDIAVAVKSELQEAMQSYGYDIIKALVTDIDPDEQVKHAMNRINAAEREKTAAEYESEAQRIRIVAVAKAEAESKKLQGQGIADQRREIAKGLEESVRMLNSVDISSHEASALIVVTQHYDTLHAIGASNRSNLVLLPNSPTAASGMLNDLVVAMTTANSVGEVTKGNYPKPPKDHEHIGNM comes from the coding sequence ATGATATATTTAGGCATTCTGGTCTTTTTTGGACTAATCACATTATTTGCATCTTTTTTCACGGTTAAGCAGGAATCTGCAGCGGTGGTGGAACGATTAGGTAAATTCTTAAAAGTAAGCCACGCGGGTTTGCATTTGAAAATTCCGTTTTTGGACCAGATTTCAAAGCGTCTGAATCTTAGAATTCAGCAGTTGGATGTTATTATTGACACGAAAACCCTGGATAATGTTTTCATTAAAATGAAAGTTTCTGTGCAGTATCAGGTCATCAGAGAAAATGTAAAAGACGCATACTATCGTTTGGAAAATCCTGAAAATCAAATTACATCTTATGTGTTTGATGTAGTTCGTGCAGAGGTTCCAAAAACGAAATTAGACGATGTTTTTGTGAGAAAAGATGATATTGCGGTTGCCGTTAAAAGTGAATTGCAGGAAGCTATGCAAAGTTACGGATACGATATTATCAAAGCTTTGGTTACGGATATTGACCCGGATGAGCAGGTAAAACACGCCATGAATAGAATCAACGCTGCAGAACGAGAAAAAACAGCCGCAGAATATGAATCTGAAGCACAGAGAATAAGAATTGTAGCGGTTGCAAAAGCTGAAGCAGAGTCTAAAAAGCTGCAAGGGCAGGGTATTGCAGACCAAAGAAGAGAGATTGCAAAAGGTCTTGAAGAATCAGTAAGAATGCTGAATAGTGTTGATATAAGTTCTCACGAAGCATCTGCATTAATCGTAGTTACACAGCATTATGACACATTACATGCGATAGGGGCAAGCAACAGAAGCAACCTTGTTTTACTTCCGAATTCTCCGACTGCCGCAAGTGGCATGCTGAATGATCTTGTGGTAGCCATGACAACGGCAAACAGCGTAGGAGAGGTAACCAAAGGAAATTACCCGAAACCTCCGAAAGATCACGAACATATCGGTAATATGTAA
- a CDS encoding YceI family protein — translation MDTKNFKVNNEKSLVEWIGRKVTGAHNGTIEVKEGTFAFENNNLLSGKFVINTKSIKILDIEDAETNAQFAGHLASDDFFNSDQFPESVFEITHAEPGDNNIYNVTGNLTIKGITHPVDVILQIVKTDNVAVLDAKIVIDRTKFNIKFRSANFFTNLGDTLIYNNFDLNVHLVAEAI, via the coding sequence ATGGACACAAAAAATTTTAAAGTAAACAACGAAAAAAGTTTAGTTGAATGGATCGGTAGAAAAGTAACCGGAGCACACAACGGAACTATTGAAGTAAAAGAAGGAACTTTTGCTTTTGAAAACAACAATCTTTTATCAGGAAAATTTGTAATCAACACAAAATCAATCAAAATTCTTGATATTGAAGATGCTGAAACCAATGCTCAGTTTGCGGGGCATCTGGCTTCCGATGATTTTTTTAATTCTGATCAGTTTCCTGAATCTGTTTTCGAAATTACCCACGCAGAACCGGGTGACAACAACATTTACAATGTAACAGGAAATCTTACCATCAAAGGAATTACCCATCCGGTGGATGTGATTTTACAGATTGTAAAAACAGACAATGTTGCAGTTTTAGACGCTAAAATTGTGATCGACAGAACGAAATTCAACATCAAATTCAGGTCAGCAAATTTCTTTACGAATCTTGGTGATACTTTGATCTACAACAATTTTGACTTAAATGTTCATTTGGTTGCAGAAGCAATTTAA
- a CDS encoding Crp/Fnr family transcriptional regulator, protein MTDPKEILAQHISRLISITDEQMDYVYSHFNIIKLKKGQSLITEGDFVDHEYFVIDGCLKAFYLNDNMKMFILQFAMPTWWVTDFDALYNKSRATINVDCITNANILSISNENREKICKEIHEIEHFFRWRTNKGYIALQKRLLSFMDNDAKYRYEELLSLYPQLYNLVPKHLIAAYLGVTRETLSRLHQ, encoded by the coding sequence ATGACTGATCCTAAAGAAATATTAGCACAACACATTTCCAGACTCATTTCTATTACGGATGAACAGATGGATTATGTCTATTCACATTTCAATATAATTAAATTAAAAAAAGGACAAAGCTTAATTACAGAAGGTGATTTCGTAGACCATGAATATTTTGTGATTGATGGCTGCCTGAAAGCATTTTACCTGAATGACAACATGAAGATGTTTATCCTTCAATTCGCAATGCCGACGTGGTGGGTAACGGATTTTGATGCGCTTTATAATAAAAGCAGAGCAACCATTAATGTAGATTGCATTACGAACGCAAATATTTTATCTATTTCCAATGAAAACAGGGAAAAAATCTGCAAAGAAATCCATGAGATAGAACATTTTTTCAGATGGAGAACCAACAAAGGGTATATTGCCCTGCAAAAACGCCTGCTTTCCTTCATGGATAATGATGCAAAATATAGATATGAAGAGCTTCTTTCCCTTTACCCTCAATTGTACAATCTTGTCCCGAAACATCTTATTGCCGCTTACCTCGGTGTAACCCGAGAAACGTTAAGCCGACTTCATCAATAA
- a CDS encoding DUF4377 domain-containing protein → MMKRFIVSGMMLLASVTVFAQESPKIPNLKKLPAKQHLLKTKTMIIGPKRLQCIGIMQTGDCYQVKQDKSQKEWESFPYPIEGFKHKPGYQYVISVKVVPSKVVLEGATEEYVYLKTISKTKVK, encoded by the coding sequence ATGATGAAAAGATTTATAGTAAGCGGAATGATGCTATTGGCATCTGTCACTGTCTTTGCGCAGGAATCACCAAAAATTCCTAATCTAAAAAAACTCCCGGCAAAACAGCATCTTTTGAAAACCAAAACAATGATTATTGGGCCGAAAAGACTGCAATGTATAGGAATTATGCAAACCGGCGACTGCTATCAGGTAAAACAGGATAAAAGCCAGAAAGAATGGGAAAGCTTTCCTTATCCTATCGAGGGTTTCAAACACAAACCTGGCTATCAGTATGTAATTTCCGTTAAGGTGGTCCCTTCAAAAGTCGTTCTGGAAGGAGCAACCGAGGAATATGTTTATCTCAAAACAATTTCTAAAACAAAAGTGAAATAA
- a CDS encoding deoxyguanosinetriphosphate triphosphohydrolase — protein sequence MNLNQIFTNQRTGNNPHTKASRTDFQRDFDRIIFSSAFRRLQNKTQVFPLPGSVFVHNRLTHSLEVSSVGRSLGSVVGEFIHDNFKSDLTEDSSNFYLHNLGNVIAAGCLCHDVGNPAFGHSGEDAIASYFERNEADLKPKFNEKEWADLMNFEGNANAIRVLAQQQQGKDAGGIQLTFSTLASIAKYPCEAIARDKAILHRKKFGFFQNEKDIFLEIAKGTNLISENEEPHIFKRHPFVWLVEAADDICYNIIDMEDAHRLGIVSTADCENLFFELVKSETDDIKRVKDKLASIGNDNEKISYLRAKVINALINKSIETYKQNFEKILNGSLDKALLDIYKSENNSLKEIEKFSIAKIYNHKAVVEIENAGYNVMYELLDHFIPSILKSKDERKSYDKMALKLLPQQFVYEEGTDYQKVLGVIDFVSGMTDNFATDLYRKIKGIDIGMTV from the coding sequence ATGAATTTAAACCAGATTTTTACCAATCAGCGTACAGGAAACAATCCGCATACAAAAGCTTCGAGAACGGATTTTCAGAGAGATTTTGACCGAATTATTTTTTCATCTGCATTCAGAAGGCTGCAAAATAAAACGCAGGTTTTTCCGCTTCCGGGAAGTGTTTTTGTGCACAACCGTCTGACGCATTCGCTTGAGGTTTCGTCTGTAGGCCGAAGTTTGGGAAGTGTTGTTGGTGAATTCATTCATGATAATTTTAAAAGTGATTTGACCGAAGATTCCAGCAATTTTTACCTTCATAACCTGGGAAATGTAATTGCAGCAGGATGTTTGTGTCATGATGTGGGAAATCCGGCTTTCGGACATTCCGGCGAGGATGCAATTGCAAGTTATTTTGAAAGAAATGAAGCCGATTTAAAGCCGAAATTCAATGAAAAAGAATGGGCAGATCTAATGAATTTTGAAGGAAATGCCAATGCCATCAGAGTTTTGGCTCAGCAACAGCAGGGAAAAGATGCGGGAGGAATTCAATTGACATTTTCTACATTGGCGAGCATTGCAAAATATCCCTGTGAGGCGATTGCGAGAGATAAAGCCATTCTCCACAGAAAGAAATTCGGGTTTTTTCAAAATGAAAAAGATATTTTCCTTGAAATTGCAAAGGGAACGAATTTAATTTCAGAAAATGAAGAGCCTCATATTTTCAAAAGACATCCGTTCGTTTGGTTGGTAGAAGCTGCAGATGATATTTGCTACAACATTATCGACATGGAAGATGCCCACAGACTCGGCATTGTTTCAACTGCCGACTGCGAAAATCTGTTTTTTGAACTGGTAAAATCTGAAACCGATGATATTAAAAGAGTAAAAGATAAACTGGCATCCATTGGAAATGATAACGAAAAAATTTCTTATTTAAGAGCAAAAGTTATTAATGCTTTAATCAATAAATCAATTGAAACGTACAAACAGAACTTTGAAAAGATTCTCAACGGAAGTCTTGACAAAGCCCTGCTTGATATTTATAAATCTGAAAATAATTCTTTAAAAGAAATTGAGAAATTTTCTATTGCAAAAATCTACAATCATAAAGCCGTTGTTGAGATCGAAAATGCCGGCTACAACGTAATGTATGAGTTGCTGGATCATTTTATTCCATCAATTTTAAAATCAAAAGACGAAAGAAAATCTTACGATAAAATGGCACTAAAGCTACTTCCACAACAGTTTGTTTACGAAGAAGGAACCGATTATCAGAAAGTTTTGGGTGTGATCGATTTCGTTTCCGGAATGACTGACAATTTCGCAACCGATCTTTACAGGAAAATTAAGGGGATCGACATCGGAATGACGGTTTAA